Proteins from one Hemibagrus wyckioides isolate EC202008001 linkage group LG16, SWU_Hwy_1.0, whole genome shotgun sequence genomic window:
- the snrnp35 gene encoding U11/U12 small nuclear ribonucleoprotein 35 kDa protein — MNEWSPLAKVYDPLKAGSIDSTDVEPHDRAIWRAMNAHYQPNKGVTGDPQLTLFVARLNKKTTEEDLRMVFSKFGDIRQVRLVRDAVTGFSKGYAFIEYKEERSLMRAWRDGNKMVVDQHELFVDFEQERTLQGWIPRRLGGGLGGKKESGQLRFGGRDRPFRRPINLPAVMPRPGDRWRDGDGGREERARDERRDMSPGRDREHRKQRNWRDDWERGNERGGRDHHKDRRDSRRHRDRSNDRESNRGKDERRYRDSYKDSDKR; from the coding sequence CAGCACTGACGTCGAGCCCCATGACCGGGCCATATGGCGGGCGATGAACGCCCATTATCAGCCCAATAAAGGTGTAACAGGTGACCCTCAACTCACACTTTTTGTTGCACGactcaacaaaaaaacaaccgaAGAAGACCTTCGCATGGTTTTCTCCAAATTCGGCGACATCCGACAAGTGAGGCTCGTCCGGGACGCAGTTACCGGCTTCTCCAAGGGCTACGCCTTCATAGAGTATAAGGAGGAGCGTTCTCTAATGAGAGCATGGAGAGATGGCAACAAGATGGTCGTAGACCAGCACGAGCTCTTTGTGGACTTTGAACAGGAGCGCACACTGCAGGGCTGGATACCACGCCGACTCGGTGGTGGCTtgggaggaaagaaagagtcGGGACAGTTGAGGTTCGGCGGCAGGGACAGACCGTTCAGGAGACCCATAAACCTACCCGCTGTGATGCCCAGACCGGGTGACCGGTGGAGAGACGGAGATGGAGGGCGAGAGGAGAGAGCGCGAGATGAGAGAAGAGACATGTCTCCCGGCAGGGACAGAGAGCACAGGAAACAACGGAACTGGAGGGACGACTGGGAACGAGGGAACGAGCGAGGTGGTAGAGATCACCATAAAGACAGGAGAGACTCCAGACGACACAGAGACAGGAGTAATGACAGAGAATCCAACCGAGGAAAGGATGAACGCAGATATCGGGACTCTTACAAAGATTCGGATAAACGATGA